One region of Vicinamibacterales bacterium genomic DNA includes:
- the ltrA gene encoding group II intron reverse transcriptase/maturase has product MDRIWRADILWEAWVRVRRNRGSAGVDRATLAEIEQRGGEAFLTDLGHALRNGTYRPQPVLRRDIPKADGRQRPLGIPTVRDRVAQMAAKLVLEPIFEADFRPSSYGFRPRRSATQALEVLRVQGARGGNHVLDADIRDYFDSIPHDLVERAVAHHTRIPWVRLYIARWLRAPVQRPDGTRDERTKGTPQGGVISPLLANLILHYAFDLWMQLAFPGVQFERYADDAIVHCRSERQARAVMDAIRGRFAQCGLELHPTKTRIVYCKDDDRPRDYEHVAFDFHGYAFQPRRAKNRRGTFFVSFLPAMSAKAATAVRKTIREWRMASTRNNQRLEDLARVVNPVVRGWMNYYGRYYRSKCVQVLRHLNEALAAWARRKYQRFYRRERASMHWLGRIARRDPSMFVLWQLGVKPDAGG; this is encoded by the coding sequence GACCGGATCTGGAGGGCTGACATCCTCTGGGAGGCGTGGGTGCGCGTGCGACGGAATCGCGGCTCGGCGGGCGTCGACCGTGCGACGCTGGCGGAGATCGAGCAGCGCGGCGGCGAGGCGTTTCTGACGGACCTCGGCCACGCGTTGCGCAACGGGACGTATCGGCCGCAGCCGGTCCTGCGACGAGACATTCCCAAGGCGGACGGCCGTCAGCGGCCGCTCGGCATTCCCACCGTCCGAGACCGAGTCGCCCAGATGGCGGCGAAGCTGGTGCTGGAACCGATCTTCGAGGCGGACTTCCGTCCCTCGTCGTATGGGTTTCGGCCGAGGCGGAGCGCGACGCAGGCGCTGGAAGTCCTCCGGGTGCAGGGCGCCCGCGGGGGCAACCATGTGCTGGATGCGGACATCCGGGACTACTTTGATTCCATCCCGCATGACTTAGTTGAACGGGCCGTGGCGCACCACACGCGCATCCCGTGGGTCCGGTTGTACATTGCGCGGTGGCTTCGTGCGCCGGTGCAGCGTCCAGACGGCACGCGGGATGAACGGACCAAGGGCACCCCGCAGGGCGGGGTCATTAGTCCGCTGCTGGCCAACCTCATCCTGCACTATGCGTTCGACCTCTGGATGCAGCTGGCGTTTCCGGGCGTCCAATTCGAGCGCTATGCGGACGATGCCATCGTCCATTGCAGGAGTGAGCGACAGGCTCGGGCGGTGATGGACGCCATCCGCGGTCGCTTCGCGCAGTGCGGTCTGGAGCTTCATCCGACCAAGACCCGGATTGTCTACTGCAAGGACGACGACCGGCCGAGGGATTACGAACACGTCGCGTTCGATTTCCATGGGTACGCCTTCCAGCCTCGGCGAGCAAAGAATCGCAGGGGGACATTCTTCGTCAGCTTTCTCCCGGCGATGAGCGCCAAGGCCGCCACGGCGGTGCGGAAAACCATTCGCGAGTGGCGGATGGCCTCCACCAGGAACAACCAGCGCCTGGAGGATTTGGCCCGCGTCGTCAACCCGGTGGTCCGTGGGTGGATGAACTACTACGGGCGGTACTATCGCTCGAAGTGCGTTCAGGTACTCCGCCATCTCAACGAGGCCCTCGCGGCTTGGGCGCGTCGGAAGTACCAACGGTTTTACCGTCGAGAACGTGCGTCGATGCACTGGCTGGGCCGCATCGCGCGACGGGACCCGAGCATGTTTGTCCTGTGGCAACTCGGCGTGAAACCCGACGCGGGAGGGTAG